Proteins from a genomic interval of Zingiber officinale cultivar Zhangliang chromosome 2A, Zo_v1.1, whole genome shotgun sequence:
- the LOC122042912 gene encoding F-box/FBD/LRR-repeat protein At1g16930-like, with protein MGQRGRERGEDRISNLPDHLLQSILHLLPLKSAVRTDLLSRRWRGLWLNVLLAATDLDFGPDFAAAESPDQFSATVDRYLRLHGDSPLRRLRILFSPFDHLLPAIDTWVAVAATKRVEEFDLDLSQGIIDGVEGDYMDGRGQYLLPAALFRCESLTHLSLSRCDFSRPAHFAVFRRLNELNLCRVNVTDEALQELLVDCPVLERLSLMNCRLLEAVRVVGEPELQLRALTLVDCPGIDELEINAPKLQSFVYSGGVCSQIDFGGLPELVDAKLSLVAGDSMEADYGDAIAQLSQVRNLSLCSGTLACIVANEEFEAEDFEVMFPNLHELQFTMKHISKEYLACVYDFFRHYPSPFLEKLFIQLPKDVHDLPEYFKLIISDIQKPPDIAFDNLMVIKMTNFQGSNNEMKLVKFLLERAAALEYLLLVSPPFDGTDCLAKQNVEIEQTNPEERMWIKIILGQISVLPKASPEVCIKLVEFWQDEDTINPTHNNNLCSRYDYQSGTVCHKVAHALFQGDIGVD; from the exons ATGgggcaaagaggaagagaaagaggcgAAGACAGGATCAGCAACCTCCCCGACCACCTCCTCCAATCCATCCTCCACCTCCTCCCTCTCAAATCTGCCGTCCGCACCGACCTCCTTTCCAGGCGGTGGCGCGGCCTGTGGCTCAACGTCCTCCTCGCCGCTACCGACCTCGACTTCGGCCCGGACTTCGCCGCCGCCGAGTCCCCCGACCAATTCTCCGCTACCGTTGACCGATACCTCCGCCTCCACGGCGACAGCCCTCTCCGCCGCCTCCGCATCCTCTTTTCCCCCTTCGACCACCTCCTCCCCGCCATCGACACCTGGGTCGCCGTCGCAGCGACAAAGCGAGTCGAAGAGTTCGACTTGGACTTGTCGCAGGGGATCATCGATGGCGTCGAAGGCGATTACATGGACGGCCGGGGGCAGTACCTGCTTCCCGCTGCCCTGTTCCGCTGCGAATCGCTGACCCACCTGAGCCTTAGCCGGTGCGATTTCAGTCGACCCGCCCACTTCGCCGTCTTCCGCCGTCTCAACGAGCTCAATTTGTGCCGCGTCAACGTCACCGACGAGGCGCTACAAGAGTTGCTGGTGGATTGCCCGGTTCTTGAAAGGCTGAGCCTGATGAACTGCCGACTCCTCGAGGCGGTCCGAGTCGTCGGAGAACCAGAACTCCAGCTTCGGGCGTTGACCTTGGTTGATTGTCCAGGAATCGACGAGTTGGAGATCAATGCGCCTAAGCTGCAATCGTTTGTCTATTCCGGCGGGGTATGCTCCCAGATTGACTTCGGTGGTCTGCCGGAGCTGGTCGATGCTAAACTTTCGTTGGTCGCCGGCGATTCCATGGAAGCTGACTACGGCGACGCCATAGCTCAGCTCTCACAAGTCAGGAACCTTTCACTGTGCTCTGGGACCCTTGCG TGTATAGTTGCAAATGAAGAGTTTGAAGCTGAAGATTTCGAGGTCATGTTTCCGAACCTGCACGAACTGCAGTTTACGATGAAGCATATATCGAAAGAGTACCTCGCTTGCGTTTATGATTTCTTTCGACACTATCCATCTCCCTTCCTGGAAAAGCTCTTCATTCAA CTTCCCAAAGATGTTCATGATTTGCCGGAGTACTTCAAACTTATTATATCAGATATTCAGAAGCCACCTGATATCGCCTTCGATAATCTCATGGTGATCAAGATGACAAATTTCCAAGGATCAAATAATGAGATGAAGCTGGTGAAGTTTCTCCTAGAAAGGGCTGCTGCGCTCGAATATCTATTACTAGTTTCTCCTCCGTTCGATGGCACTGATTGCTTGGCCAAACAAAATGTCGAAATCGAACAAACTAACCCTGAAGAAAGGATGTGGATCAAAATAATTCTTGGTCAGATTTCTGTGCTACCAAAAGCATCACCAGAGGTTTGTATCAAACTGGTTGAGTTCTGGCAAGATGAGGACACTATAAATCCAACACACAACAACAATCTTTGCTCTCGATACGACTATCAATCAGGAACTGTGTGCCATAAGGTGGCTCATGCCTTGTTCCAAGGTGATATTGGGGTTGATTAG